From the Sphingobium sp. RAC03 genome, the window TGCCACCACCGTTTCGCTGGGGCGCAGGCGCGCGAGTTCGGCATGAAGGTCGGCGGCGCGGCAGGTCATCGTCTCGAACCGGCCGGTCGAAATGTCGGCAGCCGCGATCCCGATCTCGCTGTCTCCGCCGACCTGCGCCAGCGCGACGAGCATATTGTCGCGCCGGGAATCAAGCAACGTCTCCTCGGTCAGCGTGCCGGCCGTCACGTATCGCACGATATCGCGCGCCACGAGCGTCTTGCCGCCGCGCGCCTTGGCCTGCGCTGGGGTTTCGGTCTGTTCGGCAATGGCGACGCGATGGCCCGCCTTGATCAGCCGCGCGAGATAGCCCTCTGCGCTATGGACCGGCACCCCGCACATCGGGATCGGCGCGCCATCATGTTCACCGCGGCTGGTGAGCGCGATATCGAGCGTTGCCGCCGCCGCCTTGGCATCGTCGAAGAAGAGTTCGAAGAAATCGCCCATGCGGTAGAAAAGCAGGCAGTCCTGCGCCTGTGCCTTGAGCGTCAGATATTGCGCCATCATAGGCGTAAGGGGTGAGGACGTGTCGGGGGCGCTGCGCATCCCGCCCGGATAGCGGCAAGGCGGCGCGCAGGAAAGAGCGCGAAAAAGCGGCCTTCTCGCACTTGCCCCCAAGCATGGCTTGCCGCTAGGGCCAAGGCAACGGACAGAAGAGGCGGATAATCGATGACCGACAAGTCGAGTGTGGAATTTTCCGAGCGCGAGGCGCTGTTTTTCCATTCGACCGGTCGCCCCGGCAAGATCGAGATCATCGCGTCCAAACCGATGGCGACGCAGCGCGACCTCAGCCTCGCTTATTCCCCCGGCGTTGCCGTACCGGTACTGGCGATCGCGAAAGATCCGGCTCTCGCCTATGACTATACGGCCAAGGGCAATCTGGTCGCGGTCATCACCAATGGCACGGCGATCCTGGGCCTGGGTAATCTTGGCGCGCTGGCGTCAAAACCGGTGATGGAGGGCAAGGCGGTGCTGTTCAAGCGCTTCGCCGACGTGGATTCGATCGATATCGAACTCAAGACCGAGGATGTCGATCGCTTCATCGACGCGGTCGAATTGATGGAGCCGACCTTCGGCGGCATCAACCTTGAGGATATCAAGGCGCCCGAATGTTTCATCATCGAACAGACGCTCAAGGAGCGGATGAACATTCCCGTCTTTCACGACGACCAGCATGGCACCGCGATCATAGCGGCGGCAGGCGTCATCAATGCCGCGATGCTGACCGGGCGTGAACTCAAAGACCTCAAGGTCGTGGTCAATGGCGCAGGCGCGGCGTCGATCGCCTGCACGGAACTCATCAAGGCGCTAGGTGTCGCAGGTGACAATGTCATCATGTGCGACAGCAAGGGTGTGATCTATCAGGGCCGTACCGAGGGCATGAACCAGTGGAAGTCGGCCCATGCGGTCAAGACCGACGCGCGCACGCTGAAAGAAGCGATGAAGGGCGCGGACGTGTTCCTGGGGCTGTCGGTTAAGGGCGCGGTGACGCCGGACATGGTCAAGGATATGGGCGACAAGCCGATCATCTTCGCCATGGCCAACCCGGACCCCGAAATCACCCCGCCCGATGCCAAGTCGGTGCGCCCCGAAGCGATCGTGGCGACAGGCCGGTCGGATTATCCCAACCAGGTGAACAATGTCATCGGCTTCCCCTTCATTTTCCGGGGGGCGCTTGATGTGCGCGCGACGACGATCAACGAAGCGATGAAGGTCGCCGCCGCCCACGCCATCGCCGAACTGGCGCGCGAGCAGGTGCCCGAAGAAGTGGCCAAGGCCTATGGCCGGTCCCATAGCTTCGGCCCCGACTATATCATCCCCGCGCCCTTCGATCCGCGCCTGATGGAAGTCGTGCCGTCCGCCGTCGCGCAGGCCGCAATGGACAGCGGCGTGGCGCAAAAGCCGATCACCGACATGGCGGCCTATCGCCAATCGCTCAAAGCCCGTCTCAACCCGACCACCTCGGTCCTGACCACCGCCTATGAAGTCGCGAAGGCCAACCCCAAGCGCGTCGTCTTTGCCGAAGCGGAGGAGGAAGTGGTGCTGCGCGCCGCCATCCAGTTCCGCGACCTGGGCTATGGCGTGCCGGTGCTGGTGGGACGCGGCGACGTGGTCGACAAGCTAAAGGCGCTGGGCGTGCGCGATCCCGACAGTTTCGAGTTGCACAATAGCGTCAATTCGCCGCTCGTCCCCGACATGGTCGATCTGCTCTATGCCCGGCTCCAGCGGCGCGGCTATTTGCGTCGCGATTGCGAACGCATGGTCAACCGCGATCGCAACATCTTCGGCACGTTGCTGGTCAAGATGGGCGTTGCCGATGCGATGATCACCGGCATGACCCGTCCCTATGCGCAGACCCTGCGCGAGGTGAAGCGAGTGATGGACCCGGCCGCCGGTCGCACGCCGTTCGGCATCCATGTCATGGTGGCCAAGGACAAGACGGTTTTCCTGGCCGACACCACGGTCAACGAACGCCCCACGGCGAGCGAACTGGCCGACATTGCCGAGGGCACCGTCGCCGTCGCCCGGCGCATGGGCCATGACCCGCGCGTCGCTTTCCTCTCCTACTCCAATTTCGGCAACCCGCCCGGCGCTTTCCTCGAAAATGTGCGCGGCGCGGTGAAATTGCTCGACGAACGCAATGTCGATTTCGAATATGAAGGCGAAATGACCGCCGACGTGGCGCTCAATCCCGCTGTCATGAAAAATTATCCGTTCAGCCGCCTGTCCGGGCCCGCCAATGTGCTGGTGATGCCGGGCCTGCAATCGGCCAATATCTCGGCCAAGCTGTTGCGCGAACTGGGCGGCACGTCGATGATCGGACCGGTATTGGTCGGCATGGAAAAATCGGTCCAGATCGCGACGATGGCGTCCAACGCCTCCGAGTTGCTGACGCTAGCGGTGCTGGCGGCGGGCGGGATCGCGCTCTGACCGACGCAGTCTACGGAATAAGTTGCAGGAGCGAGCGGGCATGAGCGACATGGTGAGTTTCGACAGCGCCACTTTCCGACGCGTGCTCGGCCATTATCCCACGGGCGTCTGCGTCGTGACGGCGATGGAAGCCAGCGGGGCACCGGTCGGCATGGTGGTAGGGTCTTTCACCTCGGTATCGCTCGATCCGCCGCTGGTGGCTTTCTTCCCCGCCAAATCGTCGAGCAGCTGGCCCCGGATCGAGGCGGTCGGCAAATTCTGCGTCAATATTCTGGCCAGCGACCAGCAGCCGCTGTGCCGCCAGATTGCCGCGCCAGGGCCGGACAAATTCGCCGGCATCGTGCATCGCGTGTCCGCCAATGGCTCCCCGATCCTTGATGATGTCGTCGCCTGGATCGATTGCGCGCTCGATGCGGTGCATGAGGCGGGGGACCATTATATCGTGCTGGGCAAGGTCGTGGCGCTGGAAGTCGACAGGCCGGAGCGGCCGTTGCTATTCTTCCAGGGCAGCTATGGCGAATTTTCGCTGATTGCCTGACGGTCAGGCGGGATGCCTGCCATCTGGTCGGGAAAGGGGCTGTTCTTTCCCTTTATGGCGGCCCAGACATAAGCGGGACATATTACGGGTCCTTAACGCCTTCTTCCTATGCAGGTGCGTTGCCCTCTGACCGGACTGCCCATGACCGCGCTGCTCATCACCGTCGATACAGAGCTGTCCTCTTCGCTGCATCAGCGCGGGGTGAGCCTGACCGACAATGTCAGCCGCTCGATCTGGGCGGAAGCGCG encodes:
- a CDS encoding NADP-dependent malic enzyme, translated to MTDKSSVEFSEREALFFHSTGRPGKIEIIASKPMATQRDLSLAYSPGVAVPVLAIAKDPALAYDYTAKGNLVAVITNGTAILGLGNLGALASKPVMEGKAVLFKRFADVDSIDIELKTEDVDRFIDAVELMEPTFGGINLEDIKAPECFIIEQTLKERMNIPVFHDDQHGTAIIAAAGVINAAMLTGRELKDLKVVVNGAGAASIACTELIKALGVAGDNVIMCDSKGVIYQGRTEGMNQWKSAHAVKTDARTLKEAMKGADVFLGLSVKGAVTPDMVKDMGDKPIIFAMANPDPEITPPDAKSVRPEAIVATGRSDYPNQVNNVIGFPFIFRGALDVRATTINEAMKVAAAHAIAELAREQVPEEVAKAYGRSHSFGPDYIIPAPFDPRLMEVVPSAVAQAAMDSGVAQKPITDMAAYRQSLKARLNPTTSVLTTAYEVAKANPKRVVFAEAEEEVVLRAAIQFRDLGYGVPVLVGRGDVVDKLKALGVRDPDSFELHNSVNSPLVPDMVDLLYARLQRRGYLRRDCERMVNRDRNIFGTLLVKMGVADAMITGMTRPYAQTLREVKRVMDPAAGRTPFGIHVMVAKDKTVFLADTTVNERPTASELADIAEGTVAVARRMGHDPRVAFLSYSNFGNPPGAFLENVRGAVKLLDERNVDFEYEGEMTADVALNPAVMKNYPFSRLSGPANVLVMPGLQSANISAKLLRELGGTSMIGPVLVGMEKSVQIATMASNASELLTLAVLAAGGIAL
- a CDS encoding flavin reductase family protein; the protein is MSDMVSFDSATFRRVLGHYPTGVCVVTAMEASGAPVGMVVGSFTSVSLDPPLVAFFPAKSSSSWPRIEAVGKFCVNILASDQQPLCRQIAAPGPDKFAGIVHRVSANGSPILDDVVAWIDCALDAVHEAGDHYIVLGKVVALEVDRPERPLLFFQGSYGEFSLIA